Within Sporosarcina sp. PTS2304, the genomic segment TCTTGAAATATTCAACTGCTCGGCAATCTCTTTTTGCGTCATCGGCTGATCATCTAATAAACCATACCGTCGTTGAATAATTTCAAGTTCGCGTGAATCCAGTTTACTTAAATGTTTATACAGCCGTTCTTTTTGTTCGTTTTCTTCAACGGTTTGTTGGGGTGGGATATCGTCAGTTTGGAGTAGGTCTGCAATTTCCAATGATTGGCCGTCTTTATCCAGGCCGATAGGTTCGTAGAGGGATACATCTTTTTGAACTTTTTTCTGCGTGCGTAAATACATAAGGATTTCATTTTCGATACAGCGAGCAGCGTATGTCGCAAGCTTTGTCTTACGATCAGGCGTAAAACTGTTGATGGCTTTCATCAATCCGATCGCACCGATTGAAATATAGTCATCCAACAACTCATGTTTGGGCTGGAACTTTTTGACGATGTGTGCAACCAACCGCATATTATGTTCAATAAGTTCATCGCGTGCACTTTCATCACCTTCCGCTAATCGTCTCAGGCATTCCGCTTCCTCAGCTTTGGATAGCGGACGAAGGAATGCTTGCCCCCTGATGTAACCGATTAACGCGGGGATTTCTAACCATAATTGCATGAGGGCCATGAAAAACCCGCTCATGTAACCACCTCCGTTTATTGGTATATTACCTTATGCAAATAACAACGTATCTAGCACTTTAGAAGAAAAGCAACGAAATTAGTCATAGTTGTGCGTGCATAAACCGCAACTATGTTATAATCAGACAAGAATTTGTTGTAGGGCGGAGAGGATATTGTGTTAAAACAATTTTTGCCGAGTGCATATGTTAAATCAGTGTTGCTTATTAAACCTGAAACACTTGTTGAAAATGGCATCAAAGGCATTATTACGGATTTAGATAATACACTCGTTGAATGGGATCGCGCTGATGCTACGGAAGATATTATGGCCTGGTTTGAATCGATGCGCGTTGCAGGTTTGCAAGTTGCGGTTGTTTCTAATAATAATATAGAACGCGTCCGTCACTTTTGTGATCCGTTAGGTATTCCTTATATTTGTGAAGCGAGGAAACCAATGACGAGATCATTTCATCAGGCTGTAGCTACATTAGGTTTGCCGAAAGAACAAGTAGTGATGATTGGTGATCAGTTATTGACAGATGTGTTGGGAGCGAACCGTGCAGGAATGCAAGTGATATTAGTCGTTCCTGTAGCCAGTTCAGATGCGCCGATTACAAAATTCAATCGTGCGATCGAACGTAGAATTATGGCGCGATTTAAAAGAAAAGGATTACTTACGTGGGAGGACTAAATTTGGAATTAATCAAGTGTATCGGGTGCGGTATAACGATCCAAACGACAGACAAAACAGCGGAAGGCTACGCGCCACCCGCATCTTTGGAAAAAGAAGATGTTATCTGTCAACGATGCTTTAAATTGCGTAACTATAATGAATTACAGCCAGTGTCCTTATCAGGAGACGATTTTTTAGCGATTCTAAATGGAATTGGTGAAAAGCAAGGACTGATTGTGAAAGTGGTCGATATTTTCGACTTTAATGGCAGCTGGATCAATGGATTACACCGCTTTGTAGGAAATAAAGATATATTATTAATCGGTAATAAATCGGATATTCTGCCGAAAGCGATTAATCCGCAACGTGTGAAGAACTGGATGAAGGCAGAAGCCGCAAAACTTGGGTTAAAGCCAATCGATGTACTCCTTGTCTCAGCAGTAAAGGGTGCAGGCATGAGCGAAGCACTCGACGCTATTGAAACGTATCGAAAAGGCAAAGATGTCTACGTAGTCGGCTGTACAAATGTTGGGAAATCCACATTTATTAACCGTATTATTAAAAACGCAACAGGAATGGAAGATATTATTACGACTTCTTATTTTCCTGGCACGACGTTAGATGTAGTGGAGATTCCATTGGATGATGGGAAATCATTAATCGATACACCAGGAATTATTAATGATCATCAAATCGCGCATGATTTAGATGCACAGGATTTGAAAGTCATCACACCGAAAAAAGAATTGAAGCCGAAAGTCTATCAGCTGAATGCAGAGCAGACGATATTTATCGCTGGTCTGGCACGTTTTGACTTTATACAAGGAGATCGTTCTTCATTCAACTTTTATGTAGCGAACGGTTTAACACTTCACAGGACGAAGCTGGAAAATGCGGATGACTTATATGAGAAGCATGTAGGTGAAATGCTGTCGCCACCTAGTACGGCATCGCTTGCAAAGTTACCGCCACTCGTTCGTCATGAGTTTTCTATTAAGCAAGCGAAAACAGACCTGGTCATATCTGGATTAGGTTGGATTACGATCCAACATGCTAATGTTAAAGTGGCAGTACACGCTCCTAAAGGTGTAAATGTTATGATTAGACCTTCACTCATTTAATTGACTGCAGGAGGGGAATTGAGATGAAAAAGTGGTATGCTGTGTTAGGCGATCCGATTGCACAATCGATGTCACCTACTATGCATGATCAATGGTTTCTTGAAAATGAATGGAATGCGAGTT encodes:
- the yqeH gene encoding ribosome biogenesis GTPase YqeH, translating into MELIKCIGCGITIQTTDKTAEGYAPPASLEKEDVICQRCFKLRNYNELQPVSLSGDDFLAILNGIGEKQGLIVKVVDIFDFNGSWINGLHRFVGNKDILLIGNKSDILPKAINPQRVKNWMKAEAAKLGLKPIDVLLVSAVKGAGMSEALDAIETYRKGKDVYVVGCTNVGKSTFINRIIKNATGMEDIITTSYFPGTTLDVVEIPLDDGKSLIDTPGIINDHQIAHDLDAQDLKVITPKKELKPKVYQLNAEQTIFIAGLARFDFIQGDRSSFNFYVANGLTLHRTKLENADDLYEKHVGEMLSPPSTASLAKLPPLVRHEFSIKQAKTDLVISGLGWITIQHANVKVAVHAPKGVNVMIRPSLI
- a CDS encoding YqeG family HAD IIIA-type phosphatase — translated: MLKQFLPSAYVKSVLLIKPETLVENGIKGIITDLDNTLVEWDRADATEDIMAWFESMRVAGLQVAVVSNNNIERVRHFCDPLGIPYICEARKPMTRSFHQAVATLGLPKEQVVMIGDQLLTDVLGANRAGMQVILVVPVASSDAPITKFNRAIERRIMARFKRKGLLTWED
- the sigK gene encoding RNA polymerase sporulation sigma factor SigK, which gives rise to MSGFFMALMQLWLEIPALIGYIRGQAFLRPLSKAEEAECLRRLAEGDESARDELIEHNMRLVAHIVKKFQPKHELLDDYISIGAIGLMKAINSFTPDRKTKLATYAARCIENEILMYLRTQKKVQKDVSLYEPIGLDKDGQSLEIADLLQTDDIPPQQTVEENEQKERLYKHLSKLDSRELEIIQRRYGLLDDQPMTQKEIAEQLNISRSYVSRIEKRAIVKLYQSFRHEYQ